CCATGGTGATTGGATCTTGTCCCACAAACGGTTCATCGTACAAAACAAGTTCAGGATCGAGAGCAATCGCGCGAGCCAATGCGGCCCGACGAGCCATCCCACCCGACAATTCACTTGGCATCAGTTCTGCTGCACCACGCAGCCCAACCGCTTCTAATTTCAATAAAACGAGAGTGCGAATCATAGATTCGTCTAGCTGAGTATGCTCTCGTAATGGAAAAGCAACGTTGTCAAAAACGTTTAGATCTGTAAATAGAGCACCAGACTGGAAAAGCATACTCATTTTTTTACGTGCTTGATAAAGCTGGCTTCGCTTCAAAGCAGGAATATTATCGCCATCAAACCAGATCTCCCCACTTTCAGGGAGCAGTTGTCCTCCGATCAAGCGCAAAAGCGTCGTTTTACCGATCCCTGAAGGTCCCATAATTGCGGTAACCTTACCTTTCGGAACCTGTAAACTGACATTATCAAAAATTTTGCGGCCAGAACGGGAAAAACTCAGATTTTTAATGGTGACTAAGTCATTATCAGACATGTTATTAGTTCGCCCTTTGGCTTCCTCATCCAGAAGAATGAGCAATCATAAGCAGATTAGTGTAAAATATAAAGCACCATACGATTACAACAGAGATAGAAGCTTTTTTTGTCAAAAGGTTCAAAATTTATTACACAATCTGTTGTAACTAAGTTGGTTATATGAACCATGATGACATGTTAAAATTTTCAACACCAAGCATAAATTGATCCAGCTAAGAGAATTGTCTCTTAAAATGGAACAATAAATGAGATAATCGTCTTCCCTTTTAGTGACCTAAGCGTCAAAATTACCCATTTTATGTTCCACGATTATCAACAAATGCAGGATTATTCATGTTTGAAGCAGTTGGATTGCTCGTTCTCGGTCTCATCCTACTCGTTTGGAGTGCCGACAAACTGGTCTTTGGGTCTGCGGCAATAGCCCGCAATTTTGGGATTTCACCGCTAGTCATCGGTATGACCATCTTAGCAATGGGCTCTTCGGCACCAGAAATGATGGTGTCCGCTACCGCAGCTCTAAGTGATAAAACCGATACTGCCGTAGGTAATGTTCTGGGATCAAACATCGCAAATATTGCGTTGATTCTCGGTATTACCGCTCTAATTAAACCGCTCTCTATTAGTTCCGCTGTATTACGCCGCGAATTACCTTTGATGATTGCTGTCACAGTATTGGCGGGCTTTCTTTTGCGTGATAATCACCTTGGGTTTGGCGAGGGCGTTCTCCTGTTCGCACTATTTGGCGCGTTTATTCTTGGAATGCTGCAAATTAGCCGTATGGAGAAAAAACGTGGCGATAACCTGCTCGATGAACATGAATCTGAAATCCCTGATGATGTACCAAATGGTAAAGCCCTCTTCTGGCTGGTATTTGGCTTAGTTCTGCTTCCTGTATCAGCAGACTTGCTGGTAGATAATGCAGTCATCATTGCTAAATACTTTGGCATGAGTGATTTGGTTATTGGCTTAACCATCATCGCTATTGGTACCAGTTTACCTGAATTAGCCGCTTCCCTTGCTGGTGTGTTGAAAGGCGAAGATGATATGGCCGTTGGCAATATCATTGGTTCAAACGTATTTAATATTTTGGCGGTAATGGGCATTCCTGGCATCTTAAACCCGTCTTACTTAAGCGAACATGCTATGGGCCGTGATTTCTGGGTTCTGCTTGCAGTTTCGCTACTGCTAGTCGTGATGGCTTTAGGCAAATCACGTAGCATTAATCGAATTGAGGGCTCGATTCTGTTTATCATTTTTCTGGCCTATCAAAGTTATTTGTTCATGAACATGAGCGCGTAGTAGGGAGTGTGATCCATGTTGCCTGGCTTTAGTTATCAAAAAGCAGCAAAACAAGTATTAGCCACTGAAATAGAAGGCTTACAGCAATTAGACCAATACTTTAACGACGACTTTACTCGTGCCTGTGACCTCATTTTGAATAACTCTGGCGGGAAAGTCATTGTTATGGGAATGGGCAAATCTGGTCATATTGGTCGTAAGATTGCAGCCACCTTTGCGAGTACAGGCACTTCTGCGTTTTTTGTTCATCCCGGCGAAGCTGCACATGGCGACCTTGGCATGATTACCTCACAAGATATTGTATTGGCAATATCTAACTCGGGTGAATCATCGGAAATTGTCTCGCTTTTTCCCGTTCTAAAACGGCTTAACATTCGCATCATTAGCATGACGGGTAAGCCAGAATCCACCATGGCAAAGCTGGCTGATGTCCATTTACAAATCAGCGTACCCCAAGAAGCATGCCCGTTAGGTTTAGCACCGACATCAAGCACGACAGCCACTCTAGTGATGGGCGATGCCATCGCGATCGCCCTACTTCAAGCGCGTGGTTTTACCTCTGAAGACTTTGCTCTGTCTCATCCAGGAGGAGCGTTAGGACGTAAGTTACTGCTTAAGCTGAGTGACATCATGCACTCTGGTGATGAATTACCAATGGTGAAACCAACTGCGTTGATTCGTGATGCGCTGCTTGAAATTAGCCAAAAAGGTCTTGGCATGACGGCTATTGTGGATGACAAACACAATTTAATCGGTATCTTTACCGATGGTGATTTACGCCGCATCCTCGATAAACGAGTTGATATCCATTGCGCAACGATTGACACGGTAATGACGAAAAACCCTACAGTCGCAACACCTAATTTGTTAGCGGTTGAAGGTGTTAACCTCATGCAAGATAAACGCATTAACGGCTTGATGTTGGTTGACGATGGGAAATTAGTAGGCGCATTAAACATGCATGATTTATTAAAAGCGGGAGTGATGTAATTAATGACTCAGCAAGTAGACACATTGTACGGCTCAGTCGACGCCCGTATCTTAGAGATCGCGAAAAACATCAAGCTACTCATTTGTGATGTAGATGGCGTTTTTTCCGATGGCCTTGTGTATATGGGCAATAACGGTGAAGAGTTAAAAACATTTCATACCCGAGATGGTTATGGTGTAAAAAGCCTCATGAATGCAGGTATTGAAATAGCGATTATCACTGGACGCCAATCGCAAATTGTTACAAATCGAATGAACGCTTTGGGTATCAAACTTGTCTACCAAGGACAAGATGACAAAGTGAAAGCTTATCAGGATATTTGCCAAAAATTGTCGGTAGCACCTGAGCACACAGGTTATATTGGCGATGATTTAATAGATTGGCCTGTAATGGAAAAAGTGGGATTGCAAGTGTGTGTTGCAGACGGGCACCCCTTACTGGCACGTCGTGCTAACTATGTCACCCAAACCAAAGGGGGTCATGGTGCAGTGCGCGAAGTGTGCGATTTGATCCTTCAGGCACGAGATGAACTCGACGTGCATAAAGGTCTGAGTATATGAGTGTTTCCCGAATCATATACGTGATTCTGTTTTTTATCGCTTCTTGGTCCCTCTATTATTTGATGGACAAAGAAAGCAAACCTGATATTCAAGTAGCTCCGAATGCCGAGCTACCTATGTTTAGCGGCAACAACCTAAATAATGTCTCTTATAACAATTTAGGGGTTCGCAGCTATGTAATTGAATCGGACCATTTGGAATATTACGCCAAAAGTGGTGACACCTTATTCCAAAGTCCGGTGTTGAAAGTGTATCAGGATGGAACAACCCAAGAGTGGGAAATTACCGCAGATAGGGCTGTATTATCGAAAAAGCAAGTACTTACCTTGTATGATAATGTGACTGCAAAAAACTTGTTCAAAGATTCAGGTTTTAGCAAAATGGTCACCAAACAGCTTAGTATCAAGTTGGATTCTCGTGATTTTTGGGCAGATACACCAGTGGACCTATTTGGCCCTCAATTTGAAACACACGGTCAGGCGATGAAAGGTAATTTTGCTGACAACTCGGCTGTCCTTTATAAACACGTTCAAGGTAGATATGAGAATTTCACACCTTAGTCTATTGGCTTGCCTTTTGGTAAGTGGACAAACATTGGCTTTATCGACAGACAGTCAGCAGCCTGTGTACATTGACTCAAATAGTCAACAACTGGATATGAAAAGCAACCGCGTGACCTTCTTGGGTAATGTAAAACTCAAACAAGGCAGTATCAATATTAACGCGGATAAGCTTATCGTGATACGTAATGAGGCTACCGGTAAAATCCAAGATATTCAGGGATTTGGACAGCTTGCAACTTTCTCGCAATTGACGGATGAGGGTAAGACCCTTTACGGTGAAGCAGAACAGTTGTACTACAAAATGGCCAATGATGAGCTGATCATGATCGACAAGGCAATGCTCGCTCAAGATGACAGTGAGATCCGCGGTAAAAAAATCCGTTACAAGATCTCTTTGCAAAAACTGATCGCAGACAGTGATGGTGATGGGCGCGTGTCCACCGTCTTACAACCTCAAACGATACAGCAGAAGTAACTAAATTATGTCGGTACTAAAAGCGGAACACCTAGCGAAAAGCTACAAAAAACGCAAAGTTGTCTCTGATGTGAGCCTTGAGGTGCAATCGGGTCAAATCGTAGGCCTACTGGGTCCAAACGGCGCTGGGAAAACCACGTCGTTTTATATGATTGTCGGCCTTGTTGCCCGTGATGAAGGTAAAATCTCGATAGACGACAAGGACATAAGTGTGTTACCAATGCACAGTCGCTCTCGATTGGGAATTGGTTATTTACCTCAAGAAGCGTCGATTTTCCGTAAGTTATCCGTGGAGGATAACATTATGGCTGTGCTACAAACTCGTGAAGAGATGACCCGTGAGCAACGTCAAGATAAGCTCGAAGACTTATTAGAAGAGTTCCACATTCAACATATTCGTAAAAGTGCTGGTATGGCACTGTCAGGGGGCGAACGTCGCCGAGTTGAGATTGCTCGTGCGCTAGCCGCTAACCCTCAGTTCATTTTGTTGGATGAACCTTTTGCTGGCGTTGACCCCATTTCGGTCATTGACATTAAAAAGATAATAGAACACCTGCGAGATCGCGGTCTTGGTGTCTTGATTACTGACCATAACGTACGTGAAACACTTGATGTGTGTGAAAAAGCGTACATTGTAAGTCAAGGACGACTGATCGCTGAAGGTACACCTCAAGAGGTGCTAAACCATGAGCAGGTTAAACAAGTTTATCTTGGCGAACAATTCCGTCTATGATTGACGGAGGTGAACCAGATAACGGATTAAGGTAGTTGGATACTGAATGAAACCTTCGTTACAGCTAAAACTAGGTCAACAATTAGCAATGACTCCCCAGCTTCAACAGGCAATTCGTCTGTTGCAGCTATCTACGCTCGATTTGCAACAAGAGATACAAGAGGCTTTGGATTCCAACCCTCTGCTTGATGTAGAAGAAGGCTCTGATGAAGTCATTGCGCAAGATGATAGCAAATCAGCTGCGAACGAACTTGAAGAGAGAGAACCCAGCGCAGAAGTGACATCTGAGCCAGAACCGCAAGACAGCTCTGATGTTTTTGAAAAATCTGAAATCAGTTCAGAACTCGAAATCGATACCACTTGGGATGATGTGTACAGCGCCAACACTGGTAGTACCGGACTCGCAATGGATGACGATGCTCCTGTCTATCAAGGTGAAACCACGCAATCTCTTCAAGACTACCTACTCTGGCAATTAGACTTAACCCCTTTTAGTGAGACAGACAGAACCATCGCTTACGCACTTATTGATGCAATCGATGATTACGGCTATCTCACCCAGTCATTAGAAGAGATTCTCGAAAACTTTGAAAATGACGATATTGAAATAGAAGAAATCGAGGCCGTTCGCAAACGTATTCAACAGTTCGATCCGTTAGGCGCTGCCTCCCTAAATCTTCAAGACTGCCTTTTGCTTCAACTAGCTACCTTTCCTAGTGATACACCATGGCTAGAAGAAGCCAAACTACTCCTTTCTCAGTATATTGATCAACTTGGAAACCGCGATTACAAACTCATTTTAAAAGAGGCTAAACTCAAAGAAGATGAATTACGTGAAGCGCTTCAACTGATACAGCAGTTGGATCCAAGGCCTGGTAGCCGTATTGCTGAAGATCACGCGGAATATGTGATTCCAGATGTCTCAGTATATAAAGAACACGGCAAATGGGTTGTGGCTATAAATCCAGATAGCGTTCCGAAACTGAAGGTGAATCAACAGTATGCGGATCTTGTACGCGGTAATAGCAGCGAGAGCAACTATATCCGAACCAATTTGCAAGAGGCAAAGTGGTTGATCAAGAGCTTAGAAAGCCGAAATGAGACTTTACTCAAAGTTGCTAAATGCATCGTTGAACATCAACGCGATTTCTTCGAGTATGGTGAAGAAGCCATGAAGCCGATGGTGCTAAATGACGTCGCCCTTGCTGTAGATATGCACGAATCAACCATTTCTCGAGTCACCACTCAGAAATATATGCATACCCCACGAGGCATATTCGAATTGAAGTACTTTTTCTCTAGCCATGTTAGCACCGATAACGGTGGAGAGTGTTCATCAACTGCGATTCGCGCACTGATCAAAAAGTTGGTTTCTGCTGAAAATACAGCAAAACCTCTCAGTGATAGCAAAATCGCAGCCCTACTTGCTGACCAAGGAATTCAAGTCGCAAGACGGACGATAGCTAAGTACCGAGAGTCGTTGGGAATAGCTCCTTCAAGTCAGCGTAAACGCCTGCTATAAGGCCTAAACGAAAAGGAAAGTCTATGCAAATCAATATTAATGGCCATCACATTGATCTTACCGATTCAATGCAAGACTACGTAAATACGAAATTTGATAAACTTGAACGCTTTTTTGATCAAATAACCAACGTTCAAGTGATATTACGTGTTGAAAAATTACGCCAGATCGCAGAAGCTACGCTCCATGTGAGTCAAGGTGAGATTCACGCCACTGCGGAAAACGATAACATGTATGCCGCTATCGACGAGTTGGTGGATAAACTCGTACGACAACTTAACAAGCATAAAGAAAAGCTAAGTAGCCATTAATCATGCAATTAAGCGAAGTGTTGACACTGGACTGCACCAAGAGTGCGGTCCCTTGTTCAAGTAAAAAAAGAGCCCTAGAAATCATCAGTGAAATCGCTGCAGAGCATTCCGGTCAAAATGCCACAGAGCTATTTGAAAGCATGCTAAGTAGAGAGAAAATGGGCAGTACAGGTATTGGTAACGGGATAGCTATTCCTCATGCGCGTATGCCTGAGTGTGAAAAAGCGGTCGCGGTATTAGTGCAATGTGAAGAACCTATCGAATTCGATGCGATTGATAATCGCCCTGTCGACTTGCTGTTTGCACTTCTCGTTCCTGAATCTCAGTGTAAAGAGCACCTCAAAACCTTGTCCTGCATGGCAGAACGTCTGAATGATAAACAGACGCTCAAACAGCTTCGTGGCGCAACCAGTGATCAAGAGCTGTTCGACATTATGGTTAGCCAACCACAACCTCAATAACAGGACACCATCATGCGTTTGATAGTCGTCAGCGGTCAATCGGGAGCTGGGAAGAGTGTCGCGTTACGCGTACTTGAGGATCTAGGCTATTACTGTGTAGATAACCTACCTGTCAATTTACTCAATGCGTTTATTAAATCAGTACAAGGCAGCAACCAAAACGTTGCTGTCAGTATTGATATACGTAATTTACCTAAAGATCCTGGCTTAATCGAACCTGTTTTGGAGCAGCTGAAACGGCATAACGAAGTCAGTGTACTGTTTCTTGATGCTTCAGCAGAAACCCTACTCAAACGCTATAGCGAAACCCGTCGCCTTCATCCTCTATCACTATCCGATA
This genomic window from Vibrio tritonius contains:
- the mlaF gene encoding phospholipid ABC transporter ATP-binding protein MlaF; translation: MSDNDLVTIKNLSFSRSGRKIFDNVSLQVPKGKVTAIMGPSGIGKTTLLRLIGGQLLPESGEIWFDGDNIPALKRSQLYQARKKMSMLFQSGALFTDLNVFDNVAFPLREHTQLDESMIRTLVLLKLEAVGLRGAAELMPSELSGGMARRAALARAIALDPELVLYDEPFVGQDPITMGVLVQLIHNLNQALGLTSVVVSHDVPEVMSIADWVYLLADGKVIAQGTPKQLSLQSDPRVQQFLQGKADGPVPFRFPAQPIEKDLFNVNEH
- a CDS encoding calcium/sodium antiporter translates to MFEAVGLLVLGLILLVWSADKLVFGSAAIARNFGISPLVIGMTILAMGSSAPEMMVSATAALSDKTDTAVGNVLGSNIANIALILGITALIKPLSISSAVLRRELPLMIAVTVLAGFLLRDNHLGFGEGVLLFALFGAFILGMLQISRMEKKRGDNLLDEHESEIPDDVPNGKALFWLVFGLVLLPVSADLLVDNAVIIAKYFGMSDLVIGLTIIAIGTSLPELAASLAGVLKGEDDMAVGNIIGSNVFNILAVMGIPGILNPSYLSEHAMGRDFWVLLAVSLLLVVMALGKSRSINRIEGSILFIIFLAYQSYLFMNMSA
- the kdsD gene encoding arabinose-5-phosphate isomerase KdsD, whose translation is MLPGFSYQKAAKQVLATEIEGLQQLDQYFNDDFTRACDLILNNSGGKVIVMGMGKSGHIGRKIAATFASTGTSAFFVHPGEAAHGDLGMITSQDIVLAISNSGESSEIVSLFPVLKRLNIRIISMTGKPESTMAKLADVHLQISVPQEACPLGLAPTSSTTATLVMGDAIAIALLQARGFTSEDFALSHPGGALGRKLLLKLSDIMHSGDELPMVKPTALIRDALLEISQKGLGMTAIVDDKHNLIGIFTDGDLRRILDKRVDIHCATIDTVMTKNPTVATPNLLAVEGVNLMQDKRINGLMLVDDGKLVGALNMHDLLKAGVM
- the kdsC gene encoding 3-deoxy-manno-octulosonate-8-phosphatase KdsC, which codes for MTQQVDTLYGSVDARILEIAKNIKLLICDVDGVFSDGLVYMGNNGEELKTFHTRDGYGVKSLMNAGIEIAIITGRQSQIVTNRMNALGIKLVYQGQDDKVKAYQDICQKLSVAPEHTGYIGDDLIDWPVMEKVGLQVCVADGHPLLARRANYVTQTKGGHGAVREVCDLILQARDELDVHKGLSI
- the lptC gene encoding LPS export ABC transporter periplasmic protein LptC — translated: MSVSRIIYVILFFIASWSLYYLMDKESKPDIQVAPNAELPMFSGNNLNNVSYNNLGVRSYVIESDHLEYYAKSGDTLFQSPVLKVYQDGTTQEWEITADRAVLSKKQVLTLYDNVTAKNLFKDSGFSKMVTKQLSIKLDSRDFWADTPVDLFGPQFETHGQAMKGNFADNSAVLYKHVQGRYENFTP
- the lptA gene encoding lipopolysaccharide transport periplasmic protein LptA, whose product is MRISHLSLLACLLVSGQTLALSTDSQQPVYIDSNSQQLDMKSNRVTFLGNVKLKQGSININADKLIVIRNEATGKIQDIQGFGQLATFSQLTDEGKTLYGEAEQLYYKMANDELIMIDKAMLAQDDSEIRGKKIRYKISLQKLIADSDGDGRVSTVLQPQTIQQK
- the lptB gene encoding LPS export ABC transporter ATP-binding protein, with protein sequence MSVLKAEHLAKSYKKRKVVSDVSLEVQSGQIVGLLGPNGAGKTTSFYMIVGLVARDEGKISIDDKDISVLPMHSRSRLGIGYLPQEASIFRKLSVEDNIMAVLQTREEMTREQRQDKLEDLLEEFHIQHIRKSAGMALSGGERRRVEIARALAANPQFILLDEPFAGVDPISVIDIKKIIEHLRDRGLGVLITDHNVRETLDVCEKAYIVSQGRLIAEGTPQEVLNHEQVKQVYLGEQFRL
- a CDS encoding RNA polymerase factor sigma-54: MKPSLQLKLGQQLAMTPQLQQAIRLLQLSTLDLQQEIQEALDSNPLLDVEEGSDEVIAQDDSKSAANELEEREPSAEVTSEPEPQDSSDVFEKSEISSELEIDTTWDDVYSANTGSTGLAMDDDAPVYQGETTQSLQDYLLWQLDLTPFSETDRTIAYALIDAIDDYGYLTQSLEEILENFENDDIEIEEIEAVRKRIQQFDPLGAASLNLQDCLLLQLATFPSDTPWLEEAKLLLSQYIDQLGNRDYKLILKEAKLKEDELREALQLIQQLDPRPGSRIAEDHAEYVIPDVSVYKEHGKWVVAINPDSVPKLKVNQQYADLVRGNSSESNYIRTNLQEAKWLIKSLESRNETLLKVAKCIVEHQRDFFEYGEEAMKPMVLNDVALAVDMHESTISRVTTQKYMHTPRGIFELKYFFSSHVSTDNGGECSSTAIRALIKKLVSAENTAKPLSDSKIAALLADQGIQVARRTIAKYRESLGIAPSSQRKRLL
- the hpf gene encoding ribosome hibernation promoting factor translates to MQININGHHIDLTDSMQDYVNTKFDKLERFFDQITNVQVILRVEKLRQIAEATLHVSQGEIHATAENDNMYAAIDELVDKLVRQLNKHKEKLSSH
- the ptsN gene encoding PTS IIA-like nitrogen regulatory protein PtsN, with translation MQLSEVLTLDCTKSAVPCSSKKRALEIISEIAAEHSGQNATELFESMLSREKMGSTGIGNGIAIPHARMPECEKAVAVLVQCEEPIEFDAIDNRPVDLLFALLVPESQCKEHLKTLSCMAERLNDKQTLKQLRGATSDQELFDIMVSQPQPQ